tagtgtgcccagtgtctctgtgaaatcgacaatattttCTAGAGTCCTTCTTGGAcatctgatttctcatggggtctggacgcctgaaggggacctggttttcattagccaggtatatgttctcccgagactcgttgatctcggtgtacactttgtacacggagaaatatctttccccctttggcctcggggttactcccttcgttcttctttctctgggaagggttttccgcagtaggctttgaggctggtgggtccatcgaggttgaggcagagtttacgtttatcgttgtagttatgggctgggaggtcatattcagcgtcgacctcgcctcctctacattgacaaacctctgagctcgtttattaaactcggttagggacctcaccggttttctctgcatatcatcccagagagcacttcctggcattactccagcctggacagccattagatgaccgctgtcatccacatttcgagctcgggcaacctccaagttaaaccttgtaaggtaacttttcaacgTCTCTCCtagctgctgccgaacgttagtcagaattgatgcctcaggtctaacccccatcatggctctgaactgcttcttgaagtcatttgatagctgatcccaagaagtgattgaatgtcttttatatttctcaaaccagcttttggctggtcccgtaagtgatgctggaaataacatgcatctgagttcgtaccccacgttactagctctcattatggtgttgaatgtactcagatggttgtatgggtcggactttccctcaaaagttgggacgtgagggattcaaaatccttgaggaaatggagtattggaaatatggggagcgaacaattcaagctcctcgtcagaatcctcatGCCGACCCCGACCTTGCTCATTCTGCAAAAGTCtgaaggccttttccaactgatcaattctttcctgaaccgggtccgcgaggggtcttgcctgaaattggctgtcgttgatcacaattccaggctcgcgcctccgcaggggatctttacgcccatttaggtgatcccTTAGGTCCGGGTTTGACGGGTTAatattaccccgattctgattcaagtgatcccgcaggtcggagcgattcctgtggttcccagtattctttcgacctcgatcatgcatactGACTGACCTAGTATCTCCTGAATCGTCACTGGTAAGACTTGTTGCATGATTATTTCAAGATGGATCTCTTTCATGCTACCTCATCTcagcagtgcgagaccgggacgctTGACTTCTTGTTGattgggcgcctctccgctccctgaaggcttctctgtTCCCTTACCTACTTTCCGCACGTCTTTCCTCATCATCttgaactggttgagcattcctttgaggcggtgaagggtatcttataggcgatggtgggAAACATAtaggtgatggtggctgccacccattttgaGGCCTAGACGGTCCGGAGTTCGCCCGAGACGGGTTGGTtgcattctgcgtgttaccagggatttgagtccgagcctctataggggctcggttattcccagttcccgctggtacctccgcagttgaattaaccggagccctagctcgggtacttcttcggggtctcgagggagcggattgcTCCGCCGGTGTCGGAGGTTGCTCTGGCCTCCTCGTGGCAACATTTTTTCGAGGAcgtccacgaggcctgcggggaggtacatgcacgtccctcggaggaggggcttggttttcacgcggaggtgggggctgagccgcctgagcctctgcggctaacctagacaactcctcattccgcttattAGCTTCAACCAATTGTGTTTTTCAGCTgtcgattttcaagttccacaatgggaacgtaccattcaggattgtagtacatatcctcatcccttggaggtgctggaggtccccgagaattggaggactcgcttctctcttcagtatccgggtttaccattggctgcaTCCCAAggcgtcttggatagttttcttcatgAATGTTTTGATCGTTTGCGACCATAACTATTAAAGGATCGcattgcttaaggctctcaatgaaagcaccaaactgttgacgccatttttcgtcaacttaaaatgtagagcacgtaaacagtaaagaattatggccagaaaaatgcaataaaacaaggagagttttttacgtggttcagtagttaactctacctagtccatgagtctttgttattaaaacttatgaaatttctggaaattcttcaaggatgaattctccagagtttctctcaagatcaccaaattttggtcctttacaaaggtacatgactgctctatttatagaggaagtctcagaatatTATCCCACACGTTCAGGGAAGTTAtcctgtatattaataaatttaatggctttaaagtctgtaactcctatatacaaggaaacgtcccctaaataccagggggcgtataactgaataataaatatccttttattatagggaagttacaataataaatgtagactgcgtctcttcaAGTGGCTCACTAAGCTGTTCGaaatcagcaatcagcatcatcaGCATCATGCCTGTCTAGGTCTCTGAGTAACTTACGAGTTACATTATTTTCCCCGAGACCACATTGTTTTGAGCTCACACTCGTGTCAGGCTCGGACctcttgatccgaggtcacctAAAAATGGATGTCTTCCGATGTTGATTCTTTCGAGCTTGCAAGGACTTCGAGGtcacccatcttcgaggttgccaccaacTATGAAGACTCGgcgcctaggttgcgaacacgtattctagatattgcgagctcacacctgatgaatccagctttcgagatcacaattctcaaggctcgaaatctgggtgtaacataccCAAAGGCTCGGGATGATATTAATGAATTGGGCAAAGGCTCGGGATGCTCCAATACAATCtgaaaacaaaaaagaaataaaaaatttaacaaacCCATTACAATAACATACAAAAtacacacaaataatcataaaaaactaaatttaaaacAAATAACTACATTATTGGGTATAAATGAACTAACCTTAACAATGGAGGGCCAAAAATGGCGTCGGAACACCTTGGGCGGCGTTGGGAGGCGGAGGAAAACAGAGAGAAATGTCTCTGTTTTGAGAAAAACTAAccagaaatgaggaagaaaggttctgcttggggggggggggggggttatatCGTTGGGACCTATAGtaatgacatgtcgtcgctatagggaaTACAATGTCGTCGCCAAGGTTGAACGTACTGTTTCACTCAAATGGGtagaccctacagcgacgacatgtcatcgctgtaggaagtgaaatttgacttaaattttttggcggttCACATTCCCACGTTTTATTTTTGGAcactattgcgacgacatgtcgtcgttgtagagttcaaaataactgatcagttgaTTATATTGGACtctacatcgatgacatgttATCGCTATAGGGTGTGCAAAAAAGGCAACCACCTCTGGGCGGTTGAGTTTCCTAAGCATCCTACAGCGACGATGTGTTGTCGCTATATACAAAGATATTTCCCTATTTTTTCTTATGAGtaccctacaacgacgacatgtcatcgctgtatagtaagttccctccaaattcctaataccctacagcgacgacatgtcgtcgttgtagggtaTCAGGAACTTGTAGGGCCAGATCATGTCTTGTTGacgaccctacagcgacgacatgtcgtcgctgtagcctaacaatatcaataaattaaacaaaattatttatcGTGGTTTTCGACAACATACAACGACGACTTTGTAGTCGTCGCTGTAGATGTTGTCGTTGTAgggtctttttcttgtagtgaggcaaatgtagttgcagatgcgctaagccggaagagttatggaaatctagcagcgttatccggaatagaaaagtcgctacaataagagctgatcaatgccggaatagaactagtcattggtctactagctaacttgtccatctagtcaagtctattagaaggtATAGAGATTGGataagggcatgatgacacattagtaacacatatggctacagtcaaagaaggcaaggtcacagatttctctatatcaggataggggttcttgagatataagggacgcgtatgcgtgccgaatgacaatggaattaagatgaagattttagaagaggcacacactaccccatactcagttcacccggggtcgaccaagatgactcacgaccttaactggtggccgggaatgaagaaagacgtagcagaatatgtgtccaaatgcctagtatgccagcaagtgaaagcggagcatcagcgacctgcaggcttattgtaaccgcttagtattcagaatggaagtgggaagatatagccatggaattcatgacaggattaccatgaacatataagcagcacgactcgacttgggaagtggtagatagactaaccaagtcaactcacttcctgCCTATTAAGACTACGCACACTgcagaccagtacgcagacatttatgttcaagagatagtacgactgtatggaatccctaagaccatagtttctgatagaggatcggtgtttacatcaagattttggggaagcttgcaacaagccatgggtaccaagttaagctttagtatgacatttcatcctcaaaccgacggtcagtccgagcgtaccatacagattttagaagatatgttacgcgcttgtgtactagacttcgtaGGATTGTGGAgcaagtatttgccacttatagaattctcttacaataatagctaccattCAACTATCGGTAtgacaccctatgagttactttatggaaggaagtgtcgatcaccgttacattgggatgaggtaggagaaagacaacttcttggacccgaagctgttagagaggctcaggatgcagtggcactgattagaaagcgtatgcttgctgctcaaagtcgacagaagagttatgcggatgccaagcaacgtgatgtggaattcaaagttggagaccAAGTCTttttaaggatatctcctatgaaaggagtgaagcggtttgggaagaaaggaaaacttagtccccagtttataggtccttttgagatattggacaaggtgggaacaattgcatatagattagccatactgccagctctagcagatagtcacaatgtatttcacatctcgatgttgcgtagatatgtgtcaaacccatctcacgtcctcaagtacaatGCAATAGctctccagaaagacttgagttaccactacaccaaatacccatttccataacacataaatataatactaatagAAAAGTATTATGGTAGAGTATTATATTGGGCAACTTTTTATGTAAAAATGGCGGTAATATATTGCACATCCCGccacttagaattttttttttcatttctgagACTGAGAATCCCGAGACACTCATCTCCTTCTCTTCCCCATTTTTGAGACCTGAGACACCCATTTCTGCCCATTTCCTTCAACATATCGATACAACACACAAATTTTTGagctttccttcaacatttctgccCATTTCCTTCAACATATCGACACAAAGAAGAGACCCATTTCTTCGGCTTGGTCGTACGGTCTCCAAACTCCTCAccctctctctctcgtctttctctatccCTTTGTCAACCTTCGATTTCCAATCGTTGGGCTTTACAAATTTGTTCTTCTCTTCGGTGGTAAGCCAGGTAAGTAATTAGATGAAAAAATTCCCTCAGTCGCACTCTCTCACAACTCTCGTCTCTTTCTTCCTTGCTCTCACATACCCCTTTCTCATGCAGGTGTACTGACGAAGGCTTCTGGGGACTTGGCGATGCGGAGGCTCGACATGCTAACCAACGCATGGCTGGCGATGGGGATGTGGTGTGGTCGATGATGCGAGGCTGGAAACAGGGCTGGGTTTGAAGCTTAGAGCTAGGTTGAAGTTTGAGGGTTGGTTAATTTGTAGAGAAAGGGTCGAGAAGAAAGGGAGAGAGGtaatttgatatatgtatatattaaatagatttatctttattaaaataaatgtttagatctgattttcttcttctttaaatCATATTACTGTGTTGGGATTCTGTACAATGTTATTTGCTTAAAaagtttgaatttgaatttgagatTTGTTCCTTGAATTACTTTTCAATAAGTTGGTTTAGGTACTTTTCAATTTTCTGGGTAGAGAAAACTAATGGCTAGTTATAACCAATGAAAATGATGCTCATACGGAAATAGCATCTTGTGATTTTTTTTGGTGGTGGAGGCTCTTGTGATTTTTAAAGCCAGGCAAATATGGCAAAATCACACCGCAGGTATGAGTCAGTTTTATACTTTGTGTTATTGGGCTTGTTCCTTCAAAGGCAGAAACCATTATAGCTTCCTAGTCTATTGTGTCGTGTTCATTCATATCATTTTAGATAAATTATTTTCCCTCTTTTTGTATCAGTGGAATGTTTAAAAGATCAAGTGATGGTGCAAGAGTTGTTATTTGTACTATCATGGGAGTTGTCTTTGGATTTTTTATCGGCATGTCCTTTTCGTCTGTTTCTCTAAATAAGGTAAATCATCTTCCATCATGTTGCATTTGCATTAAACTGAAAACCTATATCTATTTGAGAATTTCCATTAGAAATCTTGTTTGTTGCTATTGTTGGGTTTCTttgttattttgtgttttttgctGTATCCTATCCCCTGTTTTCTATTGTTTTATACTTGCAATGAATTAGGCTGGACCTTTCTTATGTTCATAAAATATTATAGTTTCCCTCTTGAAATGAATTACCACATAGTATTATGAAAGCATCTTTTCCTGGCAGAATTTTGATGAGGTTTCCTTTTTTATAATGTCATATTCCCATATATGAACTTAAAATATGACAATTTCCAGAGTTTTTGTTTGATGCTTGAATGCGTTGAGAATGATGACCGacttatcaaacacattttaatttttttttcagttttttttgtCTCTTTTCTGAAATACCTTAGCCTTTTATAAATGtagtcttattttaatttgtagaGAAAGGGTCGAGAAGAAAGGGAGAGAGGtaatttgatatatgtatatattaaatagatttatctttattaaaataaatgtttagaagaaagggagagaggtaatttgatatatgatatatgtcttGTTAACCTGGTTATTCTCTTTGTCACTTTCAATAATCTGTTAATTTTCACCCTTTGCTATGCTAATAATATTAATTCGACAACATGTAACATTAGAGCCGGAGAAAAGCTATTGCTGGTAGAGGTCTATGCATTGCAGAATATTGATACTAAGAGTCTAAGAAAATGAAGGGCAGGGAAATTGCTTGTTccatttagtttatttattaattGTTCAATCATTATTACGAAATAGATCTTAATGATTAGTGGGTTAAGGGTCCTTTATTCTGTTGGTACTTGCAGCTCTTTGGTTTAACTTGAACTTCTTTCTCTCATTATTCAGGGTCAAATTATAACAGCTCTTGTGTGTGGTTAAAATATTTTTAGGGGGTGATTTATTTATATTCATAAATATGTATTTGTTTGGGGGGATAAGAATCTGTCTGTGAAACAGTGAAAGTAATAATTATTGATTTTTGAAATACCCCATCTCTGGCTTCTACTTAGGTTTGAAAATGATATGCTAAATAGAAAAGGTGAACCAGTTGTTATGGGGTTCAGAATAAGTTTGTTTGAATAATTGTCTGTCAAAACAGATTCACAATTATTATGTTTAATGGTACTTTTTAAAAGTTAATAACACATATAAGACTAAACCCCCTTTTGGTCTCTCTCTCAGATTGCATTTCAAGTACTAGTTAAGGCATTGATTAATTTGGATCCTGGTGAGGAAATGGAGTCTCTAAGAAAACAATTTCAAGAATTCATTGCAAGCCTCATGTCATTACCAATAAACATTCCTAGAACTAGGCTTCACAGATCATTACAGGTAAGTTAGTTATTATTAATCTATTACTACTCACATCTTGCCTTATTTCATGATTACTAATTATGTTGGTACAAAATATTTTTCCTCTTCTCTGTTCAGGCAAAGAAAAAAATGGTGAAGCAAGTATAGAAAATTTTAGAAGCCAGGAAAAGTAGTAGTGGGATGATCACCAAAGAGGCTCCAAGAGATGTAATAGATGTTCTTCTAAATGACACAAGTTGTCAATTAACAGATGATCTAATAGCTGATAACATTATAGATATGATGATCCCAGGAGAGGATTCAGTTCCTGTTCTTTTGACTCTTGCAGTGACATATCTCTCAGATTGTCCTGCTGCCCTACAACAGTTACTGGTATGAACCACTTAGTTTGTTGTTTCTCTTTATTGGATTGCTATAGAAATCAAATTATTATAATCATTCTACTTAGACTATTATTATCATTGTATTAGAAAAGATGCCAACTTCATTTCATGATCATTATCATCCTTTCCTTTAGTGctcttttaatataaaaaaatgactTGATTTGATTAAGCTGCATTAATCCTGTTTAGCCAGCCAGCTTTTTTCTAATACTAGTGACTCTTTTTTTTGGAAATTTGTGACTTTCgagtcctttttttttttaccacTTTTACTGTCTAGTTTTGTTGTTTCTGAAGTGGTTTCCTTCTCATTTGTGCCTTGTCATTGGAAATAGGTGACAATGCAAAtgctatataataatataaggTAGCCAGCCATAGGTTTTGTccacaatatataaatatttatacctATTAGCCCATAGCAGTTATTCTCGTGAGGATGACATCTATAGTACAAGATTTTTATATAGAAAATGAAGTAAAAAAAAGACTTAGTTTCAATAACTAGGTATTATGCACTTGCTtaggttatattaatataatcaatagaTTTGAGCTAGCTTGGAATGTACTTTGTGTTAAACCTGAATTTGGTTGGCATTTGAATTGAGTTTTTCAATAGTATATTTCTTGACAATTATAATTCATACGCACAAAAAGAAGGGATGGAAAATCACCTAGAAAAAAAGGGCAAGAATGAATTACAGATAAATGGGTGGTTCGTTGGATGTTTTAGTCTTAAATTATTAAAGACTTGTGTTTTTCTGATTTAATTAGCTATTGGAGTACTTGGTTGTAAGCATTAAGATGGTACCTTATCATCTTAACTTTTTGTATTCTATTTTTATCATTACAATTAAACTAATCAGGTTAGTCTAGTTTTACGCATTCTATTTTGGCCACCAGACTTCATCCAAAGTCAGTACGGATCCTGTCTTTAagtaattttattgattttttacaCGTGATTAAAAACATTACATAATATTTCTTGATACCCCATTTGATTCCATCTACTGCTTGGCATTAGCACATAAAGTGAGAGTTACTTGGTATCTTCTGCTTTGATCCTAGGTGCTGCTATTACTTACAATTTCCATCAAAAGTGCACCCATGTACTTGTTGATGAGCTGACTCCTCTTAGAGAAGAGTTACTAGATGCTATTGTGGCAAAGAAAGCTTGTGTTCAGATTAGCTGGGTTGAGGTAAACAAATATTGTTTTATATTCAGTTTGAAATGTTATTTGATTACATAAATTTATAAGTACATTAAAAAATGTTACTATAGTTTATTTAACTTTTTCTTATATTTGTATTGATTTTTCTGTAGAGAGTTGCAGAAGAAAAGATTTGCAATGAAATCCCTAACTGCAGCAAGTAAGTTTTTATTATAGATATTGACTATTCTGTGTAGATTTGCAATGATCACTCTAATCAAAGTATCACTTCGGGTCTTTATCAGCCATACTCCAACTCTCTCAGCGAAAGGTGTATCAGTCAAACTTGTAGACCAGGGAACTAGTGAAAACTGTATGGAAGGATACACGTTTGTGTTGGACTCGATAAACAGTGTAAACTTTTGGCCCTCCCTTTAATCTCTAAGAATACTATATATATAATGTGCATACATTATAACTTTTGTGTTGATAGTTGAGTATGCCTATTACAACAATCCACTCAAATCATACAGGCAGGAGGGTCAACTACAatcataataatttttaaattttagggCTGGATGTGATTAAAAGCTTCAAGATGTATATTCTTGTGTAAACTACACAATCACTACAATATAATTTCAATTGCTTGGTTTGCTCTTGCTTACAAATACAGTATAAATACCGGAATCAGTTGCGATCCCTCTTAGAACTAACTGGAGCAAAGATTCTTTCCATTGAAGGGTTTAGTTCAAGCAGTCAAGTATGGATCTCTCTTTTAAGGCAGCCTATTTTGCTTCATATGGTAATTAttgttgttgattttttttaaaagtatttttatcctatttttattaaaataaataaaaacttgtGGGAATTCTTTTATTTGGGGTCTGCTTTCTAGAAAGTAGGGTTGTATGCTTCGCATTGTTCAAACTTATCCCATCTTTTAGAAGTATCTGAAACATTTTGAATGAATTTTTTCAGGAATCGAAGCATGAAGAGAACAATTATGTTGTTTGTGTCATCCCTGGAGGGTCACCCTACAAATTTGATTGCTTCAATAAACTCAAAGTATCTAGTGTGAAGGAAATAGACTTGATGCGTGCCATTTTAACTGGGACGTTGGATCGATCCATTTTGATATCACCTTGTGGTGAGTTTGTTTTGCTTCTGTTTATATAAATTGCAGCTTTGCATATTGTCTCTCTTTCCAACAATTTTCTGTTTCTTACAAAAAGTAAATTCTCTGCTCATTTGGTTAATTGTTGCCCAAATTATTGTTGTAGCTGATCAAATGCTTCCAAAAGTCAATGGCCTTGGGTTTCTTGTTGGTAGAGAGTAGAATGCTCTCAAACTAAGCTAAATCTGATGTGTCTAATTTAATGCGGTATAGAAAGTGGTAAAATTAGAATAAACTGTTCTCTAATGTGTCTAATTTAATGGCTATGAAAAGGTTAGAATAAACTAGTAAAATTAGTATAATTGCAGTTACATATAGGCACTGTTGTTGAAACCCAAATCTGCCACCCAACTGAGTTTGACTTCTACCTTAACAGTCATGCTGGAATTCAGGTTCAATTTTTTTGCTTTGGTCATGTTTAATGTCTTTGTTAATTAATATAGAGTTTTAATGAAAGTTATGTCTTGTAATATATACTCTTGCAGGGAACCAGTCGGCCTACTCACTACCATGTCTTGTTTGATGAGAACAATTTCCCTGCCGATGCCTTGCAAGTTCTCACCAACAATCTCTGCTACACGTAAAtactattcattttcattttttgttCTCCGATTCCAACATTCTATTGTGAACTACTTTTGTTGTTCCTGTTCTTGACCTGATACAGGCATTTAAGAGGcataatgttatgttttttttttttttttgtaggatgGAAGGAGCAATGTGCCAAGTACTCTCCTTACTCCACATACTTTGAGGGCAAACTTAGCTTTGCCATGCCCAACTGTGTGTACAACCAAAGTAACAACTCAGAAAATGGAAACCATTCGGTAGTTGGACAAACTACAGAATCTCTTGCATCAAACGGTAAGCTCGAGGCATTTAAAGATCTTACCATTTGACTATGATGTTGAGGCCGATGTTTAGTTAAAACATTTTTATAGTTGCAAT
The Humulus lupulus chromosome 6, drHumLupu1.1, whole genome shotgun sequence DNA segment above includes these coding regions:
- the LOC133783955 gene encoding uncharacterized protein LOC133783955 yields the protein MEGYTFVLDSINSYKYRNQLRSLLELTGAKILSIEGFSSSSQESKHEENNYVVCVIPGGSPYKFDCFNKLKVSSVKEIDLMRAILTGTLDRSILISPCADQMLPKVNGLGFLVGRE